One region of uncultured Methanolobus sp. genomic DNA includes:
- a CDS encoding ABC transporter permease: MNPVDYFRIPSVSSRSLKVWQRNKDVFMKDIKLNFLPPFLEPILYLFALGFGLGKFVESIDGVPYARFIAPALIAVSVMYASFFECSYSSYVRMYYQKTFDAIIATPLTIEDVIAGELLWGATRSMINATAMIPVIALFGLIDLKYSLLIIPFAFMGGLLFAAIGMCFTAITPNIMSINYPVLLFITPMFLFSGTFFPLSALPVPIQYFATAFLPLTHIVNAIRTLSYGTLSSSLVFDVAWVLFVGMALLVLSVNLMKRRLIV, encoded by the coding sequence ATGAACCCGGTGGATTATTTCAGAATCCCTTCTGTAAGTTCAAGGTCACTTAAAGTATGGCAGAGAAATAAGGATGTTTTCATGAAGGATATCAAACTCAATTTCCTTCCTCCTTTCCTTGAACCGATATTGTATCTGTTTGCTCTTGGTTTTGGACTAGGGAAGTTCGTTGAGAGTATTGACGGAGTCCCTTACGCACGATTCATAGCCCCTGCACTGATTGCAGTTTCAGTTATGTATGCATCATTTTTTGAGTGTAGTTACAGTTCTTACGTCAGGATGTACTACCAGAAGACCTTTGATGCCATCATTGCAACCCCGCTTACAATAGAGGATGTGATTGCAGGGGAACTGCTGTGGGGGGCTACAAGAAGCATGATCAATGCCACAGCTATGATACCTGTTATAGCACTTTTTGGTTTGATCGACCTGAAGTACTCTCTCCTGATTATACCCTTTGCTTTCATGGGCGGATTACTCTTTGCTGCTATAGGTATGTGTTTTACAGCCATTACACCAAATATTATGTCTATCAATTATCCGGTGCTGTTATTCATTACTCCAATGTTCCTTTTCAGCGGAACTTTCTTCCCGCTCAGTGCACTTCCTGTTCCAATACAGTATTTTGCGACTGCATTCCTTCCGTTGACCCATATTGTGAATGCCATAAGGACTCTTTCCTATGGAACGCTGAGTTCATCTCTTGTTTTTGATGTCGCATGGGTTTTGTTTGTGGGTATGGCTCTGCTGGTGCTTTCAGTGAATCTCATGAAAAGAAGATTGATAGTCTGA
- a CDS encoding DUF5803 family protein, whose product MLFISGCVDDLVPVDGDTAQELSAYEFELFLNNSYDDGTFIPTHSFYLSTNGSVRVVSILENESVVKIIPLEDLSSQNSETVSNVVILGDISNNTNATPENFEYFASMSSVSDINYTISDDVVRGQKYVFVEFEEPVTGFIAYTMSNALGQDFIYVTTPPSVVRYVLPEGYTTGNSLIGKVKPEPDEIYYDSDGRENLVWTNEVTTNSFLSMLGSYSPEDEGSIEPVPKLISVKFYTEDAPRDLTIAAGVLGLVALSVFLRFRNQRKQLEKIRNEFESQMSNSKKKGNGKN is encoded by the coding sequence ATGCTTTTCATATCAGGCTGTGTAGATGATCTTGTGCCGGTTGATGGTGATACTGCCCAGGAACTGTCTGCTTATGAGTTTGAACTTTTCCTCAACAATAGTTATGATGATGGGACTTTCATTCCTACTCATAGTTTTTATCTTTCAACTAACGGCTCTGTCAGGGTTGTTTCCATTCTTGAAAATGAATCTGTTGTTAAGATAATTCCACTGGAAGATCTCAGTAGCCAGAACAGTGAAACAGTAAGCAACGTGGTTATACTTGGGGACATTTCCAATAATACCAATGCCACACCTGAGAACTTTGAGTATTTTGCATCCATGAGTTCTGTTTCTGATATCAATTATACTATTTCAGATGATGTGGTCAGGGGACAGAAGTATGTATTCGTTGAATTTGAAGAACCGGTGACCGGATTTATAGCTTACACAATGTCAAATGCTCTTGGTCAGGATTTCATATACGTCACAACACCCCCGTCAGTTGTCCGCTACGTTCTGCCTGAAGGTTACACAACAGGCAATTCCCTTATCGGTAAAGTGAAACCTGAACCTGATGAGATCTATTATGATTCAGATGGAAGAGAAAACCTGGTCTGGACAAATGAAGTTACAACAAACAGTTTCCTGAGCATGCTTGGAAGTTATTCCCCGGAGGATGAAGGATCTATTGAGCCTGTTCCAAAACTCATTAGTGTGAAATTCTACACAGAAGATGCTCCAAGAGATCTTACAATAGCTGCCGGAGTACTGGGACTCGTTGCCCTCTCGGTATTTCTGAGATTCAGGAATCAAAGAAAACAGCTGGAAAAAATACGTAATGAATTTGAAAGCCAAATGTCAAATTCAAAGAAGAAAGGTAATGGTAAGAATTGA
- a CDS encoding AAA family ATPase yields the protein MKFIDEVGIKNYKGFSEMSLPCNSINIIVGPNNTGKSSILESIWIGLSSLNGYMDSIDNRFSNVIGNEDYKYLIHKNGEEIISEISLLLSTQVTKKIYIDYNESGLPKKNREKNVFLDYVDSMSYARATPIRFRSSSDYRRNPYLKLTETLSEFIEMKNRDDVELPESDFNKLSNLLAEVSHDMENEVQHLKQSLIESEKLFVYPETYSENSSLRPIERSFYAINDEGEDLTIPFLINKSNRSNSALYNKAFESKKVINVIDYLKNRIHYFEDIREKDGRLYVFLKDIDEPLLLSSMGDGFNSLLINSFITTLIEKGVVLFEEPENSMHPGYLGVFAKEILDNSKNHQIFLSTHSMELIKYILTSAEMSNVLDSINIVKLSRFSNGFIEREIISGTCAKEEIEEINTDLRGF from the coding sequence ATGAAATTTATAGATGAAGTGGGTATTAAAAATTACAAAGGATTTAGTGAAATGTCACTACCATGTAATTCTATTAATATCATAGTTGGCCCAAATAATACTGGAAAGTCATCAATCCTAGAATCTATTTGGATAGGTTTGTCTTCATTAAATGGTTACATGGACTCTATCGACAACCGATTTAGTAACGTCATAGGCAATGAAGACTACAAATATCTGATTCATAAAAATGGAGAAGAGATAATATCTGAAATCTCATTGCTTTTAAGTACACAAGTAACTAAAAAAATATATATCGACTATAACGAAAGTGGGCTTCCAAAGAAGAATCGAGAGAAAAATGTATTTTTGGATTATGTAGATTCGATGTCATATGCAAGAGCTACTCCAATAAGATTTAGATCTAGTAGTGATTATAGAAGAAATCCATACCTTAAACTTACTGAAACTCTGTCTGAATTTATAGAGATGAAAAACAGAGATGATGTAGAATTACCTGAAAGTGATTTTAACAAACTTTCAAACTTACTTGCAGAGGTGTCTCATGACATGGAAAATGAAGTCCAGCATCTGAAGCAAAGTTTGATTGAATCTGAAAAGCTTTTTGTGTATCCTGAAACTTATTCAGAAAATAGTTCATTAAGGCCTATAGAGAGATCGTTTTATGCAATAAACGATGAAGGTGAGGATTTAACCATACCCTTTTTGATAAACAAATCCAATCGTTCCAACAGTGCGCTATACAATAAGGCATTTGAATCAAAAAAAGTAATCAATGTAATAGACTATCTAAAAAACAGAATTCATTATTTTGAAGACATTCGAGAAAAAGATGGACGTCTTTATGTATTCTTAAAAGATATTGATGAGCCTTTACTTCTTTCATCTATGGGAGATGGGTTTAATTCTCTATTAATAAATTCATTTATTACAACATTGATTGAAAAGGGAGTTGTATTGTTTGAAGAACCCGAAAATTCTATGCACCCAGGATACTTGGGAGTTTTTGCAAAAGAAATCCTAGATAATTCAAAGAATCATCAAATTTTCCTTTCAACACACAGTATGGAATTAATAAAATACATCTTGACTTCAGCTGAAATGTCCAATGTCCTAGATAGTATTAACATAGTAAAGTTAAGTCGTTTTAGTAATGGGTTTATAGAACGGGAAATCATAAGTGGAACGTGTGCAAAAGAAGAAATCGAAGAGATCAATACAGATTTAAGAGGTTTTTGA
- a CDS encoding PGF-pre-PGF domain-containing protein, with translation MIKEETKRKKLILQLGLVLILVLLTVISASAAITPAGNGVVTIYENNVTEYPNDTTVIPTFLNFTATVDEDVYALNITSSEAVSLLIDGDTTYYLSGFENVTSNDVTTNGNVVTISNSSNIIIHSGTTFSINVSDDGVNYQQDGEGNFNLSSGTYPFYFNTSTTPENVPIYLTIEEGPSVIPVNYTQLSTTWVKNGTILTFNTSITDLASGVQNATVDITSINSSAGVIDLYNTFFHYWTNSSFIVSATDGRYDLPITSYDNVSYVNNSENFTVWVDNTGPTVTPITFGETKTWVSNGTSLPLNVSVSDSASGVYNVSVGGGMINNSLGPVSLSYVDGYWINDTIIVGTSTQGPNYMPITASDNLSNINGTVNFTVWVDNVEPNVTAISPVSTDSWVNNGSVLYLNVSASDPGNSNASNVSSVTVNVSSVNSSSTAILNNIGGTDYWFNNSLLVSSSSEGSIDLQIGVSDNASNVNNSVNLTLKVDNTIPAVSNESAAYPSGFGVVNNGSMVLLNLSATDSLSDLNLSAVMINVSNLNSSLTWETMTSAGGDNFTLSVIVDNSSTGTAVVPISVADNATNTNTTQSISVVLDNSGPLVTGITPNGSQWLTNGSTIDINVSSTDLGTAGVQNLEVNTSSVNATGTAILANAAGNYWTNSSLTVFTTNEGTIDLPVSAYDNLSNLNDTVNLTIKVDNSAPVFTTNESVYPGGMNAINNGGTVTLNVTVADAYSGVNASTVEVNVSGINSSLGWETLALASGDNFTLDVIVNTSSSGTVVLPVRAADNLSIWNTSASISVEIDSSEPTVTPVSPTGSMWFKSGDILDLNVSIIDTGTGVKNATVSLNNVNTTVTTAILEHAGGNYWINNSLTVDSVSDGTFNLSVVSYDNSSNVNNSVNLTINVDSTIPSITNELAAYPSGLNVVNSNGTVLLNFTATDATSGLNLSAVMINVSNLNSSLNWETMTSAGGDNFTLSVIVDNSSTGTAVVPISVADNASNTNTSQSISVVLDNSEPLVTGITPNGSQWLTNGSTIDINVSSTDLGTAGVQNLEVNISSVNATGTAILANAAGNYWTNSSLTVFTTNEGTIDLPVSAYDNLSNLNDTVNLTIKVDNSAPVFTTNESVYPGGMNAINNGGTVTLNVTVADAYSGVNASTVEVNVSGINSSLGWETLSLASGDNFTLDVIVNTSSSGTVVLPVRAADNLSIWNTSASISVEIDSSEPTVTPVSPTGSMWFKSGDVLDLNVSIIDTGTGVKNATVSLNNVNTTVTTAILEHAGGNYWINNSLTVDSVSDGTFNLSVVSYDNSSNVNNSVNLTINVDSTIPSITNELAAYPSGLNVVNSNGTVLLNFTATDATSGLNLSAVMINVSNLNSSLNWETMTSAGGDNFTLSVMVDNSSTGTAVVPISVADNASNTNTSQSISVVLDNSEPLVTGITPNGSQWVTNSSSIDLNVSSTDVGSAGMSSVTVDTSDVSAASTAVLNNSAGDYWTNSSLTVLTSNEGIVNLTVSSYDNLSNINSSVNLTIKVDNSAPVFTNAEAVYLAGMNGVRDGGIVTLNATVTDAYSGLNSSSVMVNASLINNSLGWTTMTSAGGDDFTLTVIVNTSSSGTLSLPVRAADNLSQWNTSASISVEVDGTEPAVTAISPTGSQWFKDGDTLDLNATIVDSGTGVKNATVTLNGVNDSTFAILEHAGSNYWINNSLIVDSSSEGTINLSVVAYDNVSNYNSSVNLSIKVDNTEPLVLDAQTEYATGYTAVNNGSTITLNATISDGSLSGVSSVMSIDNVSSISANDNVTLSQVSSTDYWKYSNLEIAGAEGTYLLNVTATDEAGNVNGSSSATIEVIIDNTDPVIYNLTLSTESPGSYGESINVSVNVSDAGSGIKGVTAAGTALTDQGSNIWNGTISAGYGANTVTVVATDNASNAVSNTSLSYTGPAAPRSSSSSSSSGMSSTTREAFLESKSTYEGAKIVSQDSSGKVLSDPVKVVSVALTRTEVTGVEVESEVDIEKISVSVQKLDSKPDNIPGSAPGEVHSYLNIEVSELDAGSIAGASITFKVEKSWLKENGISTDDVVLSHYTGSAWDQLDTTVSSDDGEYVYYVAKTPGFSTFAISTRSDSEDDYVASGDVTGSDSDAEDTESEPEDEMPDTEDDNGLPGFGILLGIMGVSIVAALMRQKNRNE, from the coding sequence TGGATGAAGATGTATATGCACTGAACATAACATCTTCTGAAGCTGTAAGTTTACTTATTGATGGAGATACAACTTACTATTTATCTGGTTTTGAGAACGTTACATCTAATGATGTAACAACTAATGGTAATGTTGTGACAATTTCAAATTCAAGTAATATAATAATTCATTCAGGTACAACATTTTCTATAAATGTATCTGATGATGGAGTTAACTATCAGCAGGATGGAGAAGGTAATTTTAATTTATCAAGTGGAACATATCCATTTTACTTTAACACAAGTACTACACCTGAAAATGTACCCATTTATCTCACAATAGAAGAAGGTCCATCTGTTATCCCAGTAAATTACACGCAACTGTCGACTACCTGGGTGAAGAATGGAACAATTTTGACGTTTAATACAAGCATTACAGATCTTGCATCAGGGGTACAGAATGCCACAGTGGACATCACATCTATCAATTCCAGTGCAGGTGTTATTGACCTTTACAACACATTTTTTCATTATTGGACAAATAGTTCATTCATTGTAAGTGCGACTGACGGTAGATATGATCTCCCAATTACATCTTATGATAATGTATCTTATGTAAACAACAGCGAAAACTTCACTGTTTGGGTGGATAACACCGGACCAACTGTTACTCCAATTACTTTCGGAGAGACCAAAACATGGGTGAGTAACGGGACTTCATTGCCATTGAATGTAAGTGTTTCTGATTCGGCTTCCGGTGTATACAATGTATCCGTTGGCGGTGGGATGATTAATAATTCTCTTGGACCTGTTTCACTTTCATACGTTGATGGTTATTGGATAAATGATACTATTATTGTGGGAACAAGTACTCAGGGTCCAAATTACATGCCAATAACAGCCAGTGATAATCTGAGCAATATTAATGGTACTGTGAATTTCACTGTTTGGGTGGACAACGTTGAACCTAATGTTACTGCAATATCACCAGTTTCAACAGATTCATGGGTAAACAACGGTTCAGTTCTATATTTGAATGTAAGTGCTTCTGATCCAGGCAATTCCAATGCAAGTAATGTAAGTAGTGTAACAGTTAATGTCTCGTCTGTCAATTCAAGTTCGACAGCTATTCTGAACAATATTGGTGGAACTGATTACTGGTTCAATAATTCACTTCTGGTTTCTTCATCTTCAGAAGGAAGCATAGACTTGCAGATCGGAGTATCTGACAACGCAAGCAATGTCAATAACAGCGTCAACCTTACTTTAAAGGTAGATAACACTATTCCGGCAGTGAGCAATGAATCAGCTGCATACCCATCAGGATTTGGTGTCGTGAACAACGGCAGTATGGTATTACTAAACCTCAGTGCCACAGATTCACTTTCAGATCTGAACCTTTCCGCTGTAATGATCAATGTTTCCAACCTTAACAGTTCACTTACCTGGGAAACAATGACCTCTGCAGGTGGTGACAATTTCACATTGTCTGTAATTGTCGATAATTCCAGTACCGGTACTGCAGTTGTTCCGATCAGTGTTGCTGACAACGCAACAAATACGAACACCACCCAGTCGATATCTGTTGTCCTTGATAATTCAGGCCCACTTGTAACAGGCATCACACCAAATGGTTCCCAGTGGCTAACAAACGGTTCAACTATTGACATCAATGTGTCAAGTACAGATCTCGGTACTGCGGGAGTGCAAAATCTGGAGGTTAACACCTCTTCTGTAAATGCAACCGGAACAGCTATTCTGGCAAACGCTGCAGGAAATTACTGGACTAATTCTTCACTTACGGTTTTTACAACAAATGAAGGTACTATTGATCTTCCGGTAAGTGCCTATGACAATCTGAGCAATCTTAATGATACTGTCAATCTGACAATCAAGGTAGACAATTCCGCACCTGTTTTTACAACCAACGAATCTGTCTATCCGGGTGGGATGAACGCTATTAACAATGGTGGAACAGTGACTTTGAATGTCACAGTAGCAGACGCTTATTCTGGTGTGAATGCGTCTACAGTAGAAGTTAATGTTTCCGGTATTAACAGCTCACTTGGATGGGAAACACTAGCATTGGCAAGTGGAGATAACTTTACACTGGATGTCATTGTCAATACTTCATCATCCGGGACAGTGGTTTTACCGGTAAGAGCAGCCGATAATTTAAGTATATGGAATACTTCAGCTTCTATATCTGTTGAAATTGATAGCTCAGAACCAACAGTTACTCCGGTTTCACCAACAGGTTCCATGTGGTTTAAGAGTGGTGATATTCTTGATCTGAATGTCAGCATCATTGATACTGGTACCGGAGTTAAGAATGCTACAGTCAGTTTGAATAATGTAAATACAACAGTCACAACAGCAATTCTGGAGCACGCAGGAGGTAATTACTGGATCAACAATTCACTAACAGTTGATTCTGTTTCAGATGGAACATTTAACCTTTCAGTTGTAAGCTATGACAATTCAAGCAATGTCAATAACTCTGTGAATCTGACCATCAACGTGGACAGTACCATTCCTTCAATTACCAATGAGTTAGCTGCATATCCATCTGGACTTAATGTTGTAAACAGTAACGGTACAGTATTATTGAATTTCACTGCAACTGATGCAACATCAGGATTGAACCTTTCCGCTGTAATGATCAATGTTTCCAACCTTAACAGTTCACTTAACTGGGAAACAATGACCTCTGCAGGTGGTGACAATTTTACATTGTCTGTAATTGTCGATAATTCAAGCACAGGTACTGCAGTTGTCCCTATCAGTGTTGCTGACAATGCATCAAATACAAACACAAGTCAGTCAATCTCTGTTGTTCTGGATAATTCAGAACCTCTAGTTACAGGCATTACACCAAATGGTTCCCAGTGGTTAACAAACGGTTCAACTATTGACATCAATGTGTCAAGTACAGATCTCGGTACTGCGGGAGTGCAAAATCTGGAGGTTAACATCTCTTCTGTAAATGCAACCGGAACAGCTATTCTGGCAAACGCTGCAGGAAATTACTGGACTAATTCTTCACTTACGGTTTTTACAACAAATGAAGGTACTATTGATCTTCCGGTAAGTGCCTATGACAATCTGAGCAATCTTAATGATACTGTCAATCTGACAATCAAGGTAGACAATTCCGCACCTGTTTTTACAACCAACGAATCTGTCTATCCGGGTGGGATGAACGCTATTAACAATGGTGGAACAGTGACTTTGAATGTCACAGTAGCAGACGCTTATTCTGGTGTGAATGCGTCTACAGTAGAAGTTAATGTTTCCGGTATTAACAGCTCACTTGGATGGGAAACACTATCATTGGCAAGTGGAGATAACTTTACACTGGATGTCATTGTCAATACTTCATCATCCGGGACAGTGGTTTTACCGGTAAGAGCAGCCGATAATTTAAGTATATGGAATACTTCAGCTTCTATATCTGTTGAAATTGATAGCTCAGAACCAACAGTTACTCCGGTTTCACCAACAGGTTCCATGTGGTTTAAGAGTGGTGATGTTCTTGATCTGAATGTCAGCATCATTGATACTGGTACCGGAGTTAAGAATGCTACAGTCAGTTTGAATAATGTAAATACAACAGTCACAACAGCAATTCTGGAGCACGCAGGAGGTAATTACTGGATCAACAATTCACTAACAGTTGATTCTGTTTCAGATGGAACATTTAACCTTTCAGTTGTAAGCTATGACAATTCAAGCAATGTCAATAACTCTGTGAATCTGACCATCAACGTGGACAGTACCATTCCTTCAATTACCAATGAGTTAGCTGCATATCCATCTGGACTTAATGTTGTAAACAGTAACGGTACAGTATTATTGAATTTCACTGCAACCGATGCAACATCAGGATTGAACCTTTCCGCTGTAATGATCAATGTTTCCAACCTTAACAGTTCACTTAACTGGGAAACAATGACCTCTGCAGGTGGTGACAATTTTACATTGTCTGTAATGGTTGATAATTCCAGTACCGGTACTGCAGTTGTTCCGATCAGTGTTGCTGACAACGCATCAAATACAAACACAAGTCAGTCAATCTCTGTTGTTCTGGATAATTCAGAACCTCTGGTGACAGGTATTACACCAAATGGTTCACAGTGGGTTACAAACAGCTCAAGCATTGATCTCAATGTATCCAGTACTGATGTAGGATCTGCAGGAATGAGCAGTGTGACAGTAGATACTTCAGATGTATCAGCTGCCAGTACTGCTGTTCTGAACAACTCTGCAGGAGATTACTGGACCAATTCCTCACTTACGGTTTTGACATCAAACGAAGGTATTGTCAATCTTACAGTCAGTTCTTATGACAACCTTAGCAATATCAATAGCAGTGTCAACCTGACGATAAAAGTAGATAACTCAGCTCCTGTATTCACTAATGCTGAAGCTGTTTATCTGGCCGGAATGAATGGAGTCAGGGACGGAGGAATTGTAACTCTCAATGCAACTGTGACAGATGCTTATTCCGGATTGAACTCATCTTCTGTGATGGTTAACGCCTCTCTTATCAACAATTCACTTGGATGGACAACAATGACCTCTGCAGGTGGTGATGACTTTACATTGACAGTGATAGTCAACACTTCTTCATCAGGAACACTAAGCCTGCCTGTAAGAGCAGCTGATAATCTAAGCCAGTGGAACACTTCTGCTTCTATCTCTGTTGAGGTAGACGGCACAGAACCTGCTGTTACTGCAATTTCACCAACGGGTTCCCAGTGGTTCAAGGATGGTGACACTCTTGATCTGAATGCTACAATTGTTGATTCAGGAACCGGGGTTAAGAATGCGACAGTCACTTTGAACGGTGTCAATGATTCTACATTCGCAATTCTAGAGCATGCAGGAAGCAACTACTGGATAAACAATTCACTGATCGTTGATTCTTCTTCTGAAGGAACAATTAACCTTTCAGTTGTAGCTTATGACAACGTAAGCAATTATAACTCTTCAGTGAACCTTAGTATCAAGGTGGACAATACCGAGCCACTTGTTCTTGATGCCCAGACTGAATATGCAACCGGTTACACAGCAGTTAACAATGGATCTACTATTACACTCAATGCAACAATCTCTGATGGCAGCTTATCAGGTGTTTCAAGTGTGATGTCCATTGATAATGTCAGCAGTATAAGTGCAAATGATAATGTGACGCTGAGCCAGGTTTCATCAACTGATTACTGGAAGTACAGCAATCTTGAGATTGCCGGAGCTGAAGGGACATACCTGCTTAATGTTACAGCAACCGATGAGGCAGGTAATGTCAATGGCAGTTCATCAGCAACCATCGAGGTTATCATTGACAACACTGACCCGGTGATCTATAACCTTACACTGAGTACAGAAAGTCCGGGTTCTTATGGTGAGAGCATTAATGTCAGTGTGAACGTATCTGATGCTGGAAGTGGTATTAAGGGCGTTACAGCAGCAGGAACTGCACTTACGGATCAGGGCAGCAACATATGGAATGGAACAATATCTGCAGGTTATGGTGCAAATACGGTAACTGTGGTTGCAACAGATAATGCAAGCAACGCAGTAAGCAATACCAGTCTTTCATACACTGGTCCTGCTGCTCCAAGGTCCAGTTCAAGTAGCAGCTCAAGTGGTATGTCTTCAACAACACGTGAGGCTTTCCTCGAATCAAAGAGCACTTACGAAGGAGCAAAGATAGTATCTCAGGACTCTTCCGGAAAGGTTCTTTCTGATCCGGTTAAGGTTGTTTCCGTGGCACTGACCAGAACTGAAGTCACAGGTGTGGAAGTTGAATCTGAAGTTGATATTGAAAAGATATCAGTTTCAGTTCAGAAACTTGATTCAAAGCCGGATAATATCCCTGGCTCTGCGCCGGGTGAGGTACACAGCTATCTTAACATTGAGGTAAGTGAACTCGATGCCGGCAGCATCGCAGGAGCTAGCATTACTTTTAAGGTAGAGAAATCATGGCTTAAGGAGAATGGTATCTCAACAGATGATGTTGTACTTTCACATTATACAGGAAGCGCATGGGATCAGCTTGATACCACTGTTTCAAGTGATGATGGAGAGTACGTGTATTATGTTGCTAAGACTCCAGGCTTCTCCACATTCGCAATAAGTACCCGTTCTGATTCTGAAGATGATTATGTAGCTTCAGGAGATGTGACAGGTTCTGATTCGGATGCAGAAGATACTGAAAGTGAGCCTGAAGATGAAATGCCTGATACAGAAGACGATAACGGACTTCCGGGATTCGGAATTCTCCTTGGAATTATGGGTGTTTCAATAGTAGCAGCATTAATGCGCCAGAAGAACAGGAATGAATGA
- a CDS encoding ATP-binding cassette domain-containing protein, with protein MTPIIVASNLKKSFRDFVAVDGISFSIEEGEVFGFLGPNGAGKTTTMRMIQCVSPVTGGSLEVLDMDVSSRQREIKSFMGVVPQENNLDEDFTVYENLLVYSRYFDIPQDEAEKRIEELLDFVHLQEKKDVMTESLSGGMKRRLVLARALINRPDILVLDEPTVGLDPQARHLIWEKLRNLKKQGVTIVLTSHYLDEVEKLCDRLVVMDNGKILVEGSPMGVIEEFIGSDIIEAENNPELLECLRHKEAKYEIIGDVVHIYADNAREISEYLIMECSLSKISARSATLEDVFLKLTGRSLRE; from the coding sequence ATAACTCCGATAATTGTAGCCAGTAACCTAAAAAAGTCTTTCAGGGACTTTGTAGCTGTTGACGGAATTAGTTTTAGTATCGAAGAAGGCGAAGTGTTCGGATTTCTCGGACCAAACGGAGCAGGGAAAACAACCACAATGCGAATGATACAGTGTGTATCCCCTGTAACCGGAGGTTCGCTTGAAGTTCTGGATATGGATGTTTCCAGCCGGCAGCGGGAAATAAAATCATTTATGGGAGTTGTTCCCCAGGAGAACAACCTTGATGAGGATTTTACTGTATATGAGAACCTGCTGGTTTATTCAAGGTATTTTGATATTCCACAGGATGAAGCAGAAAAGCGGATTGAGGAGTTGCTGGATTTTGTCCATCTACAGGAAAAGAAGGATGTAATGACAGAAAGCCTCTCAGGTGGAATGAAACGCCGGCTCGTGCTTGCAAGGGCACTGATAAACCGTCCGGATATCCTGGTCCTTGACGAGCCGACTGTCGGACTTGATCCGCAGGCACGTCATCTTATATGGGAAAAACTAAGAAACCTGAAAAAGCAGGGAGTTACTATCGTACTTACATCACATTATCTCGACGAGGTCGAAAAGCTCTGTGACAGGCTTGTGGTAATGGACAATGGAAAAATACTGGTGGAGGGCAGTCCCATGGGAGTTATTGAAGAGTTCATAGGTTCAGATATCATAGAAGCCGAGAACAATCCAGAATTACTGGAATGTCTCCGGCATAAAGAAGCAAAGTATGAGATAATTGGCGATGTCGTCCACATCTATGCAGATAATGCAAGGGAGATATCGGAATATCTGATCATGGAATGCTCGCTCTCAAAGATCAGTGCAAGGTCGGCAACACTTGAGGATGTCTTCCTCAAACTCACAGGCAGGAGCTTGAGAGAATGA
- a CDS encoding fasciclin domain-containing protein has product MTELKNLIATAKEKGSFPTLMKAAEKLKLVSKYSNEGPFTIFAPVESAFEPIPDDVIDESFDDHGYLLGIINYHIVEGKYTTKDLEGLTELETISGNKLRITVKNGVKIDTANIIEEDIECSNGIIHAIDEILIP; this is encoded by the coding sequence ATGACCGAACTGAAGAATCTGATAGCAACAGCAAAGGAAAAGGGTTCCTTTCCAACCCTTATGAAGGCAGCAGAGAAACTCAAGCTCGTCAGCAAATACAGCAACGAAGGCCCATTCACTATCTTTGCACCGGTAGAATCAGCTTTTGAACCAATACCCGATGATGTCATAGATGAGTCCTTTGATGACCACGGTTACCTTCTGGGAATTATCAACTACCACATTGTTGAAGGGAAATACACCACAAAAGACCTTGAAGGACTCACAGAGCTTGAAACCATCAGCGGAAACAAACTCAGAATAACAGTAAAAAATGGAGTAAAGATTGACACCGCAAATATCATTGAAGAAGATATCGAATGCAGTAATGGAATAATACATGCAATTGACGAGATTCTTATTCCGTAA